In Montipora foliosa isolate CH-2021 chromosome 9, ASM3666993v2, whole genome shotgun sequence, the DNA window CAGAGACTTCTATGATACAAGATCATCATGTCGGACAACAAAAGGCTCCAGCGCAAATTCTGCAGAATCCGTGTGTCCATTTGCGCTCCCCGAATCCCCTGGACGTTTCCGTTGAAGTACCCCATGCGAGGCAAGAACCAGTAAAGATTTACAATACTGAAAATCGTAGGCCTGCAAATACTCTTATTTATGGTCAGCATCattcttcacaaaaaccaacaGAATCAACTCGACAGCAGTTGCAAATGCAGCAAATGCCTGCACAGCAAAAACACTCTCCTCATATTGTACAGTTATTAAGAACCGGCGGACCAGACGCTGTTGTCTCTCAATCGCATCCTTTAGCAAATCAGGGAACTGTCAATCAGACAGACCACCGTTCCACTGCTGCCTTTACCCGCCTCCCTCCGAATATATCACAGTCTCGTCCACCGAAGCGGAAAAGGATTGAAAATCCGCAGGCCTCCGAAGGACTCCAAATGCATGTCGTAGTCAGCAACAGCAGTTATGTGATGCATAATTTTAAGGTACAAAAACCTCCTTCGCATTTAAAGGAACGTAGTCGACGAAAGGAAAGGGTGCCCGGGTCTATGTCGACCAATCAAATTGCATACACCAACAGCCCGTCCAACCCGCCTAACCGGCTCCCAGAAACGACGTTAACTCCGACTCCTGCACAAAGTAAACACTCCATCTACCCAGGAGTATATCGGGCCTCAAATCCCACATATTCAGGACTTTCTCAAGGTCAGTTAGTGGAAAGAATATTCTACCCTCAAGAAGGATCACAGTTAAATAGACGTGAACATCGAAGCCGTCCAAGACTTATGCCAGGTAATAGTCATCACCGTATGAGCACGAGTGGTGACGACAGGCCCTTAGCTTCCGATGTTTATGCCGTTCAAGGATATCAGGTGAGTGGATGTAATAAATTAAGTTAATTGGGATTGATATTTGGCATAATTACCGTAAAGGGGGCTACTCTTTTTCTTATTGCCAACAGCAATAACGAAATAAGGGCCATTTTTACGCATGCGTAGAATTTTTGCTGGAATTCGGGGTTGGCCGAAAACTGACTAAGTTCTTTGAGTTATAATCATTTCTTGTCTGCTAGCTTCAGCTATCTTGCCAGTTCTattaagaaagaaaagagaatGTCAGAAgacaattttgttgttttccctTAAAGTGCTcctgtaataaaaaaaatcacttcctttttttcttcagatttgaaAGAATGTTTGTTTAACACCTGACTAGCAAACTTGATTCTTATCCAAAGGGCGTTTGTccttgagtgtaagttttggatttcagtgtccgccattactcacgttcagaactgaccaattggacctcagagggttggatccagggaaacgtgacgtcaagtgagcctttgacgtcattttctcctcgatccagctctgtcaggatcttaaagtgcccctaaccccaaaatattttttgcgcTAAAATGAATCTGTTGGAAACTCATTGCggtcatttttttcctttttctaacaaatcctgcctttttataggtttcaaaacttgcaaaaaaccaagcatcttttattcacgaccgagtcagaaggagagtgggtctattcctgatatgacgtcacaaactactttgcatgcatgtttataAAGAGTtcatgcaatgtaaatcagtttgtgatgccaaatcaggaatagacccacttccCTTCTGACTAGGTCGTGAAGAaaaaatgcttggtttttcgcaatttttgaagcttataaaatggcaggatttgttagaaaaagggaaaacaatggccgcaatgcgtttcgaacaaagtttcattttagcgaaaaaaatattttggggttaggggcactttaaagttagaaatggcggaccattaaataggaaagttccagttaaaataaacaggtgtcttttttaaatcaaggcttaaaactttggtcgcgtagtgtttagttaacatagttttgaaattcaaagaaaaatgagaattgattttttgctcACAGGGGTACTTTAACCGCGAACACGACATCTCTCTTGTGACACCGACGTTGACACCAGCACCTGAAATGACAAGGATACTGACTTTGACTTAAGCCCGGTTcacactacagaaaatttttggcacggctcgggtaAAATTGGCACGGGTCACAAGaaaaaaggttcggctcggataaaatttgcagtgtaaacaacctgtcagtaccaaatttcatccgtgccgaaccaaaattcttaccccgtgctgggaccttcggcgaaGTAGTCCCGgcacgggtgaaaatggtacgggtgctggaaaaataggcacggttcggatagaacaagtagtgtaaacactttaaagggccaaaattgagccttaattcatataggctagcggtttttttgcgtatatttcaagatggctgctcattctccaccaaaatcacgcggacgttcttgattataattgaactgcgcatgtctacaagagaacttacccgggcccaaaaattttggcacggtatttttgatacggtaaaaatggtgtagtgtaatcaaagtttgccgagctctttttaggcactcgtgccaatttcacacgagccgtgccgAAAATATTCTGTGGTGTAAACCGGACTTTAGATGTTAATATTGACATTGAGAGAAGAACTTAAACTTGAAGCCGGCACTGACATCACGGCACATGACctgcatttgattttttttttaaattgtaataatttcATTTAAGCTAGATATTGTCACACGAAGAGTCACCTGGTAGAAATACTGTTAATAAAATGGTTTTTAAGTAATTAactattagtattattatatcATGACATATAAGCGGCACATGACATACGACATTGACAGTGACACTGACAGTGTAAATGACATTGGTATCGAAGACGTCAATGGTGCCTAGCAATGGTTCAACAATGAAATCTCGTGGTTTTTACCTCAACAGGCTTCCGGAAATAGAGCTCTGCTAACCAAACCAAATGCACCGGCTTCATCCGCTGCGCAGAAAAACTCAGTGTATCCACCAGTGCAATCTCCTGGGATCTCGTCAACTGCGTCTCTTTCGAAACATTTTCCTAGAAATCCAAAAACCACCTTCGTCCCTTGCAGTCCTGCGATGCAACCGAATACTTCGACGGCTAGAATCGAGCACCCACAGCCTCTTGTAAAGACGCTTCCAAAGCCTATAGTATCGATTGTGGTCGTTCAGGAGGGAATCGTTTTGTCTTGGGACTTGGAATATGGCGATAGCACAGGAGAGATTGACAATTACGAGTTGTTTGCTTgtcaagatggcgctgaaagCACAAACCCTCCGATCACGTGGAAGAAAATTGGGATTGTTAAAGCCTTGCCACTCCCTATGGCATGTACTCTGACCCAGTTCTCCGCAGGAAATAAGTATCATTTTGCTGTGCGTGCAGTGGATGAGCATGAATGCGCAGGTCCATTCAGTGATCCTTGCACTATTTCGTTAACGACATAATTACCCTTTTGCTCGCGGGCATGACTACACCACGTTCACCAAAGTTTCCTGTTCAAGGACCACCTTTCATATAGTTTATCATTTTAGctttatttcaaaaagccaatgTGAAGGCCGTCGCCATCACTTTGGCTACTCGCATCATTTTAGTTTGTCACAAAACTCCGTATCAAATTggtagaagtagagcgtagttaAGATGATGTAAAATAATCCAAAACGAAAACATTATGCagtttttacaaacattttgaACGTTACAAGAGTGCAACAAAGTTGTCCTTTGCCAAAAAAGTAGTATCTCGTCATTCTCAAGGGCACATGACACCGTATTACCATCATCTTTAGTTCCAGttcaacaaagttttttttatttacaggacgaacacatacatatacatacatacacattgcactgctcatacttacagtatttttacaagcaagcaggacaaacacttacactacttacagtactagcattataatttttttattaatttatttgtttttttacttacaaatcgcttcctctacttacacgactgtacttacattatttacattagaatacttgcgctatttacaaaacaatattttcaccactgtacttaccaatatgatacttaagttacttacaaaacaatttttacactacttacaatgcagTGATTACACTACGACAGATAAGGTGACAGCACCCATTTTTTGTTATTCTACTATTACTGAAATACACAGCAGATCAGAACTTAGTTAACAACGCAATCACAAACACAACTGCAGGTTCTCGCCCACGCCTCGCATCACTCAATCTGTATTTATTGattaaaaatttatgtttttaaaacaggaccatttctttttgaaaacatgcatggagttattaactatcgcaattttattttcgatttgtaaagtattgtaaacaagctgtttatacatttcaaaacttggtcgtgtttctttcagtttacaggTGTAAATATGATGTCTGGCGAGAAGTATCAGATggtgtaataataatttttttgattCAGTAACTATACCAAGAAGTATAGCCTCTGAGGGGACTAATCCTTCCGTATTGGAGGTGTTGTGTGCTAACCATTAAGATAATTCTTCCCAAAATGATTTTGAGTATTTACACCTCAGGAATAAACGAGttagattttcagtttcttctccgCAGAAAGTACAAAGATCAGACTGTTTTAATCCTATTTTGTAAACATGATCGTTAGTCGCGATTCTTCGATGAAGAAGTTTGAATTGAAATTCtctaagttttgtttctttagtGCATTTAAAAGCCAGTAAATAGGTTTTTTCTCAATTAACTGTTGTGGTTTCGGCTGTTACTATCTCTTTCATCCACTTGTCTTGGCTTTTTAGAGGAAGTGTGGCTTTTCTCTCAGTGAGACCTTGGTACACCTTTCTGCAAGTATTTGTATCGGGAAGACGAGAAACTAAAGTATCTTTTGAGCCAACGCTATCATCAATcggtaaacacatttttttatacTGTCTTAGTgctgaaataactttaaaatactcTAAATAGTTAGTCTTGACTGTAAATTTTCAACTACCTTCTGTATGCCTGCATTAAACCATGATTGGTAAAAAAAGGGCTTTTTCTCGATCGTAATCAGCGAATTGTGCCATATGAATGCCGACTCGAACTCTAGATTTTCCTCGCAATAATTTATAGTGGTCCAGTACTCTGTAACCTCCTTCACGAACGGATCTTGTATTACAAGCTGTTTTGCATCACGTTGTTGTAGATTGCTTAGGATCAGCAGCTTGCCACCGTATCTTTCTAGATAATAATCGAAGAAAACTTTCCATTTGCCATTATTATCTGAATCTAAGTAGCCTTGCAGCCATTTAACTTTCAAAGATGTATTGAAACTTCggatatcaatcatttttaatccacccttattataattgttaatcatttccgttctttttattttgtcacctTTCCCACCCCAAAGGAAGGATGATTCTGATCCATCAAGAATTAAggttgtatcatcggcatatTGAGAGATTTTGCTTTCTGTGTCTAAAACTTTAAATCCTCTGATTACATTATCATTTGTAATCGCAGTTCGACAAAGTTACATTCTTTTACGATGATGCATGTTTTTATAAAGATATAGCCATGGTTTCGTATTTAACTTCGAAAGATAAAAATTACTCGAAACGTACTCCTTATTTATGATTTTGCAGATAATATAATATGGTATCCCTTGCTGATATTAAAATTACAACTTCCAATTCGGAACTTTAAAGATGCAGTTTCTGTTAACTTGTTTGCGAAATGTCGTGCAAGGTATTTTTAAAGTTATCTTCCAATTCGCACTGATGCTTtacgatttttattcatgaaaaagaaatgatCAGTAAAGCGCACTTTGAACTCAGTCAAGATGAAACTGATCAACATACTGCTTCTCTCATTGCCGACCAGTTGCACTTCACACTTCACATTTcacacttcacattacaatcacaattcacattaccctctattcagttaactctgtttaaaatataagtgctacacggccaacgtttgtataaaacgtaacctttccttgtacttgtacatgttcattgccgtgactttaacatcttcagttcccacggcctgctcctgtctgaccttgtagctcagtcggtagagcggcggagatctaacccgaaggtcgtgggttcaattcccaccctggtcagagtttttctctatccttgtgtgggcccatttccatcagtagggctaacgctcacatggttcatatgggatagaaatttagcacttcacattaccctctattcagttaactctgtttaaaatataagtgctacacggccaacgtttgtataaaacgtaacctttccttgtgcttcTCTCATTGCTTAGTTGAGGCTAATCACTGAATGTGCAAGTAAATAAACTCAATGTTTTGATTTTACACCAGCTATTTGTAAGAAAACCGGTAAATTCAGTTAAACAACGTCACACTTGGAGAGTTTCTGCGTAATAGATCATTTTAcggttgtagctaagttacctggcctaagaatggaagcaaagctgccggtgaccctgttttgatacaaagcttcatgcttttgtaatgttaatatggactaattagaattacaacaatacaatttacatgataaaagcagtgggggctgtatcaatagcccttattcacgatagtcgccatgttggttttcaaattgtcgtgcaaattagccatgtgttatgctggggggcaaacattggaataaaggcaaattgcggaaactcatttcgtcgaaatattgaattaacattgcttaaagtacattttagaatttagaattaagtaccttttataataattttacatcttttgattgcctccgacattctGACTTtatacttcgttatctgctaatttttcagtaaaaaaaatcgaagtaacttgtgtaagcattctattttactacttaggtgataaacatccaatgaacatgaaacaaatcatctgtgtggctaagatgttcgttataacctctcgaacttgtgttctTTGctccctcagaagtgtgtagctaatttgcatgataatagcaaatccagcacggcggctatcgtgaataaggtctatacaaGGTCTCCGGCAGCCTCGAATCCATTCACAGGCTACTAGGTCGCTGAGTAAACAActgtaatagacctttttgcagatacagcagccattttgaattctattgtttcaaatagctattatgggatgcccaggggcaagtgcatattaatttgccccctgagcatcccataatatcttTCGAAACAatggaaatcaaaatggccgccgtatctacAGAAAGGGCtattaagaaatagaaaacatgtagcgtgtttctatcgagttacagaaacacgagtgaaagtttgggagaacgagaaatgctgtgggaacacgagctgTAGGCGAGTGTtttcacagctttttcgagttctcccaaactttcacgagttTGGATGTTTCACTGCACTCTCAATAATAATACATGGCTTGCTAATCGCCCCttgctaagggcgcagctcaactgagtcggaccgaaggagctgtgcagcCGGCTAGTCGCTCGgccccctgaacacgacccatcgCAAACATGAAAATCACTGGTTGAAATGGTAGGGTTACCGTCTTACCacgtaattaatttttttcgttttctcaATGTCTCGCCATCATTATGGACTTGCGACTTTCGGTATATGGCAGGAGAGGACTATCTCATGGTGTGTCGAACAGACGCGCAGAGTTCCGTGACCTAAGCTCATCGTCAGGGACTTtcaaggcccaccttcaaccgacaggcactgcgtgccgtggaacaattttcgtgtatgaaaatcccgtcaaagctgaagttcatccaatcagatcgctatgataggcaatgcgaatttccataacaaaaacaaacggtcgaaaagcctgtcggttgaaggtgggcctttaagcaaGAACGACGACTACGTGAACGCCACATAACAATAGCtttaaatagcaaaaacaatagttctgcacgctctgcacgtgcgttttacattttgatacatctCTTTGCCGTTCTCATCTTGACATTAATAGAGAGTTtaaaggcgcgtttacacgacagagcaaAAATGGCACGGGCCCGACAAAAACTGGAACGGTTCCAacagtttttacaaagaaacagtgaacttttatccgttccgcgaCGGgtccataggcgcctatggacCCGtcgcggaacggataaaagttcactgtttctttttaaaaaatcttgGAACCGTTCCAGTTTTTATCGGGCCCGTGCTATTTTttctctgtcgtgtaaacgcccCTTAATTAAGAAACCACgtcggctacggcgacgaaaatgtcacttcataatataagtttgagctgttctaagtatttcatgattattccatcttgtttaaattattcaatatgagcgaagtgtcctataactggattggtacggacggatttgaagtaaagagtgagactgaaagattcacggtagtttgtccacgttgtcgtcaaaaccttaaatttggtcatttcacgtagtagttttgacgagtacgggagataattactgggttgcctgtcactcccctggtaagtggtgtctttgtgtatagagccttctgcgtgtattttcttaggatcgagagggtagtggaactgcgtagatttctctggtggacacagtagaatcattaacttagcctgcaatggcgtcgaaagtcatgcaacgcgaatggcgttttagtggatccttaaacaaaatatacccttatggagctcaataatggaaagtcagttggatataCTAGGCATGAaactcaaaagcgacgagtactggacttcgacaacaatctatcgcccgaaATCAATCTAtcgacgaaatcaaagtgagcagtatttacctgaagtacatggtaatttgacacaattgagtttcttgtcttcacgcacgcaatgaaataggaagaggttttcgcctctaagagcaaatatgttgtttgtttcaataaaattttcgctggaaaaggattctgtggtattttctgcctttgtgaattataatatcatgttgtgtattgaattttcgagcttaaggttcaaatgtgatatgggagaagttttttagtattgctctgtaagcaggaagggttcacagacctgttggaagcgtgcttgagtttcaacaaaatgaggcccaaaatcagtgaaaacttgtgacgcagatgaatgataaagtagctgctatttccaaaatgatggaattacctggtgataaataacgtcgtacgtgtcttggagagtaaattttgactttgcataaacaagagttgggcgattgtcatctttgttttgacttcgctcatttcattgtcaaactttataacacttggccaactggaaaaggtggactggactctggactggactttggactggactctggactggaccctggactggactttattaaactaagctaatatttaaccaataatataacgATTAACCGCTTctctttaattattaaccagcgagaatgagaatgagaatggatgttttttttcaaagggaacGTAAACGAAAAATCTAACAAAGCTGCCCAGTAACTTTCGATCAAGTCAAGCTACTATTAAGTGAATACTGTGGCGACGATATATCTCATGCGTGCGCTGTCTAAAGAATATAAGGAATGTAGTCCAATTCAATACATTCGATaaattcaaaactatgcagCAGGGAGGGAGCCACAACGCCTTAAAATTATCTTGCTTTGAAATATCTTATCAGGAATATCTTTTCGTTTCGGAATAAGTAGCCTTTGTTAAACGAACTGTCATCAACCTTTTTAGTGTTATCGGTACAGTACATACGCCGAAAAAAACGAACTGTCATCAACCTTTTTAGTGTTATCGGTACAATTACATCAGCGTGGTTTCGTGTGAAATGAACGTTTGTGCGATAAGAACTGGAAcgtgataaaaatgttcactatAGGGGTGGTCCGCTACATTCCTAAAATAGCACACGCACGAGATAGGATCGCGTGACGACATTACATTGTCACCTGATGACTTCAAACTTTTACAGCGTTCACGCAATCATAGCAAAGCGTATAAGTGGCGGGGTTTGTAACGTTAATTTACCGCTGTAAACAACTGAAGTGCTTACTTTGCAGTTTCCTGGCTGGTTCAATTGTAGAAATAGTGCGCAAAGAGATTGCGCTTAACATATCGAATAtaactttttaaggattaaaccactgcaaaaaccgtgtacgatcaaaacttgctctacgttggatcaaaatagatcgtgaccacaccataaaaaactttaaaatagaaaatatcctgcaaaggttggtcaagacaacgtgaacataggcgttgttgcttgcaatagTAGCCTACCGGCGTTGTAAAAACATTAGTGACATTCTAGTTAGAGCTAAATTGCCGGAACCTACTTACACCGACCAATCTGGGTCTCCATCCGGCTCGTTTCGGTGCAATAAAACTAGTTGCACCGCCTGTCCTTTTATTGAGGATGGCCGTaatcaatatactttttatagtactggacaaaccttcaaaatcaaatcacatattacttgtgaaacccctaatgtaatttacatgattcagtgcactaaatgtaatcttcagtacatcggagagaccaaacgtcgtcttaaagaccgctttaatgaacataggcgacctattataagccccttttgtagttatacccccactgcggtttcacgacacttcctgaccagtggtcacgcggaggatcacatgatccttataccgctcgaacaactacacactagtcgtgactccatcagaaaggctcgtgaggcattcctcatacacagaggaaaaacactggagcctgcaggccttaacagaagagatgaaatgtaatttagtttagctaccttttaattttcttttgtttttttcatcttgttatcatgtattattctctctcctcttttttatgcatttccgtttttataacacatcacgtagcatttttatgtcattttcggtaaatataaagatcttgttactagcatttatccattcaataaacctgaagaaggctggtgttggccagccgaaatatt includes these proteins:
- the LOC137970166 gene encoding activating transcription factor 7-interacting protein 1-like isoform X1 yields the protein MNVTAWSIKRLRHLVNLLPKEAEATILKNKEIGNEQDDIDNNCDNVNHCAPSKCASDEVSRLLPVVNGTKHEMESHCTSETKDEGEMKMDLETFHQILREVIKKRTLIMETRLMGDIERLKKQISELESQKKKLQFDSERLKQTLNEISLKQQRKPEMSSCATQVDIELLQERPMSPEISKPIMPTSRPVQSNSFIENKRRESSSDLQRVEGLEPEQIFADTTQINLKSSKAVNTGTFKTILPSNRHEISTGQVGPILGPAMDNADTPKTSNEVVMDMSTCSSLHGQRKAAETSMIQDHHVGQQKAPAQILQNPCVHLRSPNPLDVSVEVPHARQEPVKIYNTENRRPANTLIYGQHHSSQKPTESTRQQLQMQQMPAQQKHSPHIVQLLRTGGPDAVVSQSHPLANQGTVNQTDHRSTAAFTRLPPNISQSRPPKRKRIENPQASEGLQMHVVVSNSSYVMHNFKVQKPPSHLKERSRRKERVPGSMSTNQIAYTNSPSNPPNRLPETTLTPTPAQSKHSIYPGVYRASNPTYSGLSQGQLVERIFYPQEGSQLNRREHRSRPRLMPGNSHHRMSTSGDDRPLASDVYAVQGYQASGNRALLTKPNAPASSAAQKNSVYPPVQSPGISSTASLSKHFPRNPKTTFVPCSPAMQPNTSTARIEHPQPLVKTLPKPIVSIVVVQEGIVLSWDLEYGDSTGEIDNYELFACQDGAESTNPPITWKKIGIVKALPLPMACTLTQFSAGNKYHFAVRAVDEHECAGPFSDPCTISLTT
- the LOC137970166 gene encoding uncharacterized protein isoform X3, with protein sequence MTSTTTVITLITVLQVNVLQILREVIKKRTLIMETRLMGDIERLKKQISELESQKKKLQFDSERLKQTLNEISLKQQRKPEMSSCATQVDIELLQERPMSPEISKPIMPTSRPVQSNSFIENKRRESSSDLQRVEGLEPEQIFADTTQINLKSSKAVNTGTFKTILPSNRHEISTGQVGPILGPAMDNADTPKTSNEVVMDMSTCSSLHGQRKAAETSMIQDHHVGQQKAPAQILQNPCVHLRSPNPLDVSVEVPHARQEPVKIYNTENRRPANTLIYGQHHSSQKPTESTRQQLQMQQMPAQQKHSPHIVQLLRTGGPDAVVSQSHPLANQGTVNQTDHRSTAAFTRLPPNISQSRPPKRKRIENPQASEGLQMHVVVSNSSYVMHNFKVQKPPSHLKERSRRKERVPGSMSTNQIAYTNSPSNPPNRLPETTLTPTPAQSKHSIYPGVYRASNPTYSGLSQGQLVERIFYPQEGSQLNRREHRSRPRLMPGNSHHRMSTSGDDRPLASDVYAVQGYQASGNRALLTKPNAPASSAAQKNSVYPPVQSPGISSTASLSKHFPRNPKTTFVPCSPAMQPNTSTARIEHPQPLVKTLPKPIVSIVVVQEGIVLSWDLEYGDSTGEIDNYELFACQDGAESTNPPITWKKIGIVKALPLPMACTLTQFSAGNKYHFAVRAVDEHECAGPFSDPCTISLTT
- the LOC137970166 gene encoding activating transcription factor 7-interacting protein 1-like isoform X2 codes for the protein MNVTAWSIKRLRHLVNLLPKEAEATILKNKEIGNEQDDIDNNCDNVNHCAPSKCASDEVSRLLPVVNGTKHEMESHCTSETKDEGEMKMDLETFHQILREVIKKRTLIMETRLMGDIERLKKQISELESQKKKLQFDSERLKQTLNEISLKQRKPEMSSCATQVDIELLQERPMSPEISKPIMPTSRPVQSNSFIENKRRESSSDLQRVEGLEPEQIFADTTQINLKSSKAVNTGTFKTILPSNRHEISTGQVGPILGPAMDNADTPKTSNEVVMDMSTCSSLHGQRKAAETSMIQDHHVGQQKAPAQILQNPCVHLRSPNPLDVSVEVPHARQEPVKIYNTENRRPANTLIYGQHHSSQKPTESTRQQLQMQQMPAQQKHSPHIVQLLRTGGPDAVVSQSHPLANQGTVNQTDHRSTAAFTRLPPNISQSRPPKRKRIENPQASEGLQMHVVVSNSSYVMHNFKVQKPPSHLKERSRRKERVPGSMSTNQIAYTNSPSNPPNRLPETTLTPTPAQSKHSIYPGVYRASNPTYSGLSQGQLVERIFYPQEGSQLNRREHRSRPRLMPGNSHHRMSTSGDDRPLASDVYAVQGYQASGNRALLTKPNAPASSAAQKNSVYPPVQSPGISSTASLSKHFPRNPKTTFVPCSPAMQPNTSTARIEHPQPLVKTLPKPIVSIVVVQEGIVLSWDLEYGDSTGEIDNYELFACQDGAESTNPPITWKKIGIVKALPLPMACTLTQFSAGNKYHFAVRAVDEHECAGPFSDPCTISLTT